The DNA window TCATTTATTAGACATGAAAAAGGTAACATTTATTGATGCATACTTTGATTCTACCTTACCTGTGCAATCACGCAAGATACTCTATAATGAAATGTCTGAGGCAAATACTAAGATATTACCCATAAGTCATGTGAATTGGCTTCCTTTTGGATATTTTTTAGCTAAATATATACTCCATAAGCTAAACTTCAATTCTAAGGAAGCAAAAAAAGCTCTATTGATCAAAGAAATAATACGAAATCCATTAGAAAAATAAACTATGGCAGGTCATTTATGGATAAATTAAAAGAAAAATTTAGAACTTCTTTTTTTATAGTAAATAAGCTATATTTAGTACTAATATTTATTGTTCTTGCCGTAGAAAATCTAACCTTAGGATTCTATTATTTCCTCATATCTATTTTTATTTATACCTGGAAAATATTAAATTCAAGGATTCCTATAAATGTAAGTAAGAAACTTGAACCCAAAACATTTATCTATAAAAAAACTAAAAATAAAGACCTTAAATTAGATATTTGGCTTCCATCAAAAAATAAAACAACCACTCCTTTAGTGTTTTTTTGCCATGGTGGAGGATGGATTTCTGGGTCTAGAAATCAGCCTAATAATGTTTCTTGGTGTAAATATCTTGCAGCAAAGGGCTTTGCTGTTGCTAGCATTGACTACAGGTATGGCTATAGAAATACTATGGATGATATCCTTTTAGATTATAGAGATGCATTAAATTATGTAATAAAAAACAGTAAAAGACTGTCTGTTAACAAGGATAATATAGTACTAATGGGATTATCTGCAGGCGGTCATCTTTCTTTATTGTATTCTACTTATCATACATATAATAAAAATAAAGAATCAATGTCTGGCATAAAAGGGGTAGTAGCTTACTATGCTCCTTCTGATATAAATGACATCTTTGTTTCTGAAAACAAGTCTATATTTGCAAGGTTTGCGACTAGTCAAACATTAAAGGGAATTGCAGCTCCAAAAGAAGAAATATTTAATTATTATTCTCCCATCACATGGATTAGTGAAAACATGATTCCCTGTTTAATAGTTCATGGAAAACTAGACACTACTGTGCCATTTAAATCTTCTGTAAAATTTGTTTCAAAATTAAAAGAATATAATATCAAGCATACTTTTATGGTTCATAAAAAAGGTGGACATTCCTTTGATACTAAGCTTAAGGACATGACCACCGTAAATATATTGGAGAAAACAGCTAGGTTTATTAGAAAGGTTATGTAAAAAAAGCTACAGAATTTAATAATGATTTTAAGGGACTTCTAAAAGACTGCGCCTTTGTAAATGCGTTTTATATTGAAACAAGATATCCGACAGAAGATCCTCTTGCAGTTGAAAAGGAAGAGGTTCTAATGTGTTTTGAAATTACAGAGAATATAATAGATTTTATTGATGGACTCATAAAATGAGATTAGATGGACAGGTTCCTTGGCTTTTGCAAGATTAAGAAATCTGTCCATCTAATTATATTACTTAATTTGCTCAAACCTCTTAACCATTTTCCCATCGACTTCAAGCTGTTCAGTTAATTGGGAGAATGAAGGTTTCTACCCATCTTCTAGCTTCAAAAATTAACTGCCTAAAGGACTTTGGAAATTGAATTTTACTTTCACAATACTAATGGTGATGATTTCGTGGTGGCTATCAATGATAGTTAACATAATTGTCAGAGTTTTTTTATTAGTAAGTTTTACTAGCACAACAGGTTAATTTAAGATTACTTAAGCTTTCTGATATGAGACTACCTAGCGTCCCTAAAAATATCAGTAGCGATTTGTAATTTTTATGTATTCTTTCCTTCTGCCTCATATCAAAAGCAATTATTCCTATGACACCTATGAGCTTGTCAGAATCTATTATTGGATATCCGATTGTAGACATTACATCACATTTACCTTTTACACTACAATTCGAACAAGCTTTAATAGAGCCTGGATTCTCTATATACATTGGCTCTTTATTCTTCTCCACCATTTCAAAGGCACAATTTTCTGGTAGTCTTTCACCTATTTTGTTTTTATTCCTGCCTGTTGCAGCCACTCTGTATAACTTTTCATCTACTATAGAAACATCTACATCTAAAACTGCAGCAATTGCATCTGCCACTTTTTGAGTGGTTTTTTGTATTCTTATTAATCCCATTATCCTCAGCCTCCTTTCTAAGTAATCCTTGTATATTCCTTGTCTTTTAAACAATTTTTACTGTATATAGTTCATACAATTCCATATGCTTTTGAAAATTCCTTTTTATTAAGCTGTAATATAGAGAGCTACAAAGATAAAAATAATAATTCTAAAAAAGCAGAAACCCGATAAAATGGTTTCTGCTTTTACTCTCTTTCATATATTTCTATCCCAACTCTGTTAATATGATTAATTAAATCTTTATTCTGTATCTTATCAAATATTGATATATCAAAACTATATGGCAAATATAGTTCATCTAACTCTAAATAAATTTTATTTAAGTCTTTTATATCTATATCGTTGCCTACTAAAGTCAAATCTATGTCAGAACCATTTTTAAAATTACCTTTTGCTCTTGAACCATAAAGTAATACTTTTTCAATTTTAGAATACCTAGCAAAAATGCTGATTATGCTCTCTAAGATACTAT is part of the Proteiniborus sp. MB09-C3 genome and encodes:
- a CDS encoding nucleotidyltransferase domain-containing protein; this encodes MRYGLKDSILESIISIFARYSKIEKVLLYGSRAKGNFKNGSDIDLTLVGNDIDIKDLNKIYLELDELYLPYSFDISIFDKIQNKDLINHINRVGIEIYERE
- a CDS encoding GAF domain-containing protein: MGLIRIQKTTQKVADAIAAVLDVDVSIVDEKLYRVAATGRNKNKIGERLPENCAFEMVEKNKEPMYIENPGSIKACSNCSVKGKCDVMSTIGYPIIDSDKLIGVIGIIAFDMRQKERIHKNYKSLLIFLGTLGSLISESLSNLKLTCCASKTY
- a CDS encoding alpha/beta hydrolase, giving the protein MDKLKEKFRTSFFIVNKLYLVLIFIVLAVENLTLGFYYFLISIFIYTWKILNSRIPINVSKKLEPKTFIYKKTKNKDLKLDIWLPSKNKTTTPLVFFCHGGGWISGSRNQPNNVSWCKYLAAKGFAVASIDYRYGYRNTMDDILLDYRDALNYVIKNSKRLSVNKDNIVLMGLSAGGHLSLLYSTYHTYNKNKESMSGIKGVVAYYAPSDINDIFVSENKSIFARFATSQTLKGIAAPKEEIFNYYSPITWISENMIPCLIVHGKLDTTVPFKSSVKFVSKLKEYNIKHTFMVHKKGGHSFDTKLKDMTTVNILEKTARFIRKVM